The Porites lutea chromosome 7, jaPorLute2.1, whole genome shotgun sequence genome includes the window GTAGTATTTTTGACTTTAATTCTAAATTAGTCTATTACGCCAAGACTCTTGGTTTTACCTACAAACAAACTAATGTACGTTACTTATTTATTACGTTTGCCATTTCCAGGTGACCCCTGTGTTTATTACTTACTCTGTGGTGGGAATTGAAGCCAGTCTGTCAATTTTAAAGTCAACTGGACCAGGTGAgataagttattttttttagtcgACTCCTAAACTGGTCGCtactgaaccgcccgtaactgCCCGTGCGGATCCTTCTACAAAAGTGACGGCATCGGTTTTATTGATCAGGGACAGATTTGTTAACTAAAATACTACTTGTGTAGAGCCGTGAAGAAATCTTTCAAActataccagaatgagcacgatTCAGtaaaggacaccggagaaaaagGCCAAAACAAAGTGACGTTGACCCGAAAAttcccatgaaaatcttgttccacttaCCAACTACCTTCCTTTCATCTAATGCTGAGAACCTAAAAGCTTTCCCATAAACGTTTCCCACCAATATGaacctactaaatgcccagcaaaagaagaaaaacgaggCAACAAAAGCGAAACaagaggggaggagaaaaagcgaaaagaaaagtcaaaactcgaaattttgttttctgcgcATGTCCGAACTttgcaagctaatattttgcatctggatcagaaggcggCCAACTGTAGGACCTGAAACCGACTTTATGGTAAGTTTTACAGCGACCAGAAAACAGCTCGACCGCCTTCAAGATGCCTTTTTTCGGAAAAATTCGcgggggcgaatgggttaaatggACCTACTAATTAAAAGCTACGAGCTTATTGTTATTCAAGTATTAGTCATATCTAAAGCAGCCTTGATATGTAAAAAAGGCTTATAGTTGAGCATTGAGACCATTGTTACTAATTCTCAATTATTTGAAATCACCAGAAAAACGCTCTAGGAAAGGAATGACTGCTGGTGAGATTTCTGGACTCACGGTTGGTTTACTGCTGTTGAGCGTTGTCTTGCTGACGTTCATTCGGTGTCTGTGGAGAGAACGGAAGATACGCAAAGAAAAAGGTGTTGTTTTCGGGTACGCACAAAAAGTTATGTATGTTCAAGTTATCTTTGATTTATAATTCGTGAAAGATGATCACTTTTGTTACCAAATCCTTTTAGAAGGGAACAAAACGTCCTAGGCTTTGCTTGGTCCCCTATACTCCATTGTCTATTTTCATAAAATAGCAAACATTTGGCTGGCGAACTTAGACCTTATTGAACGTCTTAGAGATAAAGTTGAATCTgcaattttgaattttcaattAACACCAAATTGCTTAGTAACAGACCGAAGCCCAGTCTTGTCACGAAGCCTTTAATGATTCACATTCACAACTATCAAATAGCTAATCTCAAATTTTGCGGATTGAATATTTGAGAATACAATACAATTTGATTGAAAACGGTTACAATCTCAACAAGCGACCTGGAAGGATTTCTGTCTTATATCTTACTTTAAACGAATCGCTGTTAAAAGTAAGAAATTAATTCACCGATGTCAGCTTCCCAGATCTTAATTTTAAAGATAATTCCATTTTTATCACAGAAAAAATGGCTTGATTATTGATCATTGGGAGATAGATGGAGACCTTGTGACCCTTGAGGATGAGATTGGAGAGGGAGCCTTTGGTAAGGTATACAGAGGAACACTAAAGGAAATAACTAACCCTTCACAGACGATCCTTTTAAAGTTATCAAGGATAGCATCTCCAACCATTAACAGAGGTGAAAAATATGTGGTTGCAGTAAAAATGCTTCAAGGTGAGTACAAAATGTGTTCCTTTTAAACGAAATATAAGAAAAGGTCATGCTTCTGCGTGTCGGTTGAAAGTCCAACATTCTTTAAGGGCGAATTTATCCTGCATAAGTTTGCAAATAGATACAAAAAAGCAATTATCCTTTATTTTGACAAGAACATAAGTCGCTTAACCCTTGGACGTGCAAGCAATGTCATACCCCTATACCATAGTACGGGGGGAGGGGtcgatggaacccctcccctgtgtttttttttttttcgaaacgattttggcttcagtggaaagcctttgatcttctcaacAAGTTGAGGCTTATTTTATGGGTTGTGACCCTGCTGGaagcctgtgacgtcaccaaacatgGTCGCCATTTTGAACAACGTCTTGGATTttatcaagaattagaaatcaggtatAAGCCTCGagaattgataattttttttgtgcttaaCATGTGTAAAATAACACCAATAAGTACTCTGCATCATTTAATCCACAACCTTTACTTTTATTggtgaaagaagttgaaaaaacatgcattttcacttaaaaatggcttgaccacctgcacCTTATGACGACACATCTCCTAACCATATAGTAACTGATCATCACCAAGCTTGTCTCAAAACGtgcgcgagggataaacgaacagctactgaaaacttcaggtgctgatgttttatcgtctaggaaaaaaataaataaaacttctaACGAGGGATGGCACCATCCCCCTTCCCCTTGTACGCCCGAGAGTTTAGTAACGTCTGGTAAGTGGTTGATCACAAAGAAAAGGGCTTGTTCATTGAATTTTACTGCCAGTtcttttttaacctctttttcCATGAACAATAATTAAAATGTGTCGCAATGAAAGCACGGTATGtactattaaaaaattaaagtatcTTAAAAGGCAACATTTTCTGTAAACGGCTGAGAGCAGCTACCTGTTGACTAACTCTGCGACCGATTTTACGAACGTTGTCTCCCAAACATAAGGTTACTGTCGACAGTGACGCCAAGAAGGTTCAATTTGGTTCTACTCTAAAACGctccttatttatttatcttaaCGTTTTCCTTTATTGTTAGATATGTCAGATAGTGACCAGCGAAAAGAATTTTTGGACGAAATTCAACTGATGAAGGCAGTGGGTTCGCACAGGAATATTGTTAACATGATTGGGTGCTGCACCGTAGTTGAACCCATGTTCTTGTTAGTAGAATATGTTCCGTATGGTGATCTTCTGCATTACCTGAGAAAGCACAGAGGAAAGGTATAGTAACTCCTCTGTACTGATTTATTTGCTAGTCAAATAAGTTTTATGGGTAACGAGATTAAATAGGATGTACGTGGGTGTGGACACTTTGAACATGCGCTAAGAAtagcgatgtataagcgctatataaattccattattattatttattattatgaaaataaACTTGCTTGTTATTCCGGTGGTTGATAACAGTTGTTAGCTTCGCCAATGGTGTAACTGATTTTTCGTCTACCATTTTTGATCGTGCTGAAATCTGAAATGTTGGTTCTTGAGGAAAGAAGGAAAACATGGAGTACCCAGACAGAACCTCTTGAAGGTAGTGTTAGAACCAACAGAAAACTAATCTACTTATGGTGTCTCCAGAGGGAATCGGGTTTATACTCTCGCGACACTGATGGGACTCGTGATGAAGTGTTTTTCTCACCACTTCTGTACCCTTGCTCCCATTAATTTTCCGAAAACTTGTTCTTCTGGCACTCCTAACTTCCCCAAGTTTAACAATTTCGTGATGGAATTTCTCTGCAaaacttctttttgctttctGTTGCGCTGTTTAGGTAAAGGAATCCCTCGGGGATGAATCATCTGGACCCTATCGTTCAACATACTGTGAGACATATTTTACCGACACAAACTCAACAATGAAGGTACTTTCCTCAAGTTGTGGCTTTTAGtcaaatttaaaatcttttaacGTCAATTTACTACTTTATTGACGCCACCGCCtagttagctcagttgggagagagCTGGTCTGCCAAGAAGAAGAAAGTGTTGCCCTtttaatgacatctgcaaatggttacaCTTCCTAGTCTTCCGGATAaagacgaaaaaccgtaggtcccgtctcacagcactttcactgatttgttcttgtgggacgtaaaagaacctacatcactattcgaaaagagtaggggtaGTAGACCCCGGTGGTTTAGCCAACCTTTACAGGTTGTGGGATTGGCCagggatggcaccttgcatgAGACCTATGAGTCCCGTTCGTACACATTcccaggcctgtgtccagaaaagctggtaaatagataaataaaactgatttaAAATCAGTGATATAAAGATTTGGTAAGCCTAGATGAACATAAAATGACTATTCAGAAACAAATCTCAATCGTTTGgtgatatttttatatttgttgTGTGCCTTATCAACAAGTtagaagtctttttttttttttttgcttatccAGGTACGCAAAGATAGCCATATTTACGTTAATTCTCCTTGGATGTCCAAGGAAGCTGGTGCTATCGAGCTTCTCTCTTTTAACAACTCCACGGAGACAGCACATGAGATGCAACCTGGAGAAGAAAACAAAGCTTTGGATTCGCCGGAAGAAGACGAAAAAGAACTCAAAACCAACGAAGAGATTTTGACTCCTGGAGATCTGATGGCATTTGCTTGGCAAATAACTCAAGGAATGGTAAATGCTGTTATTATATCGTTTAACTATCTCGTCGGATATGGATAGTCTAGGCAAATTTTTCCCACCATGTGTCCATGTATCCTCAACCATGAAAGTTAAATGAGACAAAAATGTTCGTGTAGACAGGTTAAGGCCTTCAAATATGCCCCTGACGCAAAGATCAGGGCGACTTTCGATGAGACATGATGTTGTGATCAAACGAGGCCAGGAGTAACCAAGCTGTCAGCGGAAATTCCACCCTAGAACAGAAATAAGTAAAAACTTTTATCacaaaatttctggaaattATGGGAATAATTTTCAAGTAAACATGGAAAGAAGGCAAGCACTACATGGGCTCTTGAAGGTTATTCGAATTAGTTCCCAAAGAAAGAACAGAAGTTACCTCATTGAAATATATTAAGTTGCATAATTATTGTCACATAAGTAATGGTAAAAGGACTGAGTgaagtccaattcggtctgtaatcgtACCAGTGATTAACAAAATAGGACgacgatttgtttaatcactagtatgattacagaccgaattggacgacatgAAGTTCtcttaccaattaatcataactttaacaaaatttttgataTAATAGGCtctttttgaaatcaaaacataAGAAAATCCAAATTTTTTTGCCAGCAGTGAAGAAAacagccatttaagcgcgcgcgtgatggcgcgcactgtccaattacttaggcatgacgcgtactgtcctcttaaactgtccaattaaggctgaaatcagggcagttgatagccaatcagatttgacaattttgttatagttatgattatcaTTGAAATCACACTCGCCTGAACGCTCAGATCTCTAAAATATACAATTTTTTCCGGATTAGGAGTACCTCTCGAAAAAGGGATTTGTTCATCGCGATTTAGCTGCTCGCAACGTTCTtgtcggtgagaaaaaaattgcaaaggtGGCAGACTTTGGTCTCACTCGTCACGTCTATGAGGATCAAGTGTATCAAGCCAAACGAAACAGAAAACTTCCACTTAAATGGATGTCTATTGAAGCCATCTTTGATCAAACATTTACAGCACAGAGTGATGTGTAAGTGAATATTATACTTGGCTGACTTGGACCAAAGCGTGTATTCGTTTTTGAAGCAAAAGCTTAATCAGATTAAGTTTGAGGAGTATGAAGTTTCTACAAGCTCTCCaagaatgttattttttttaatacgcattctccttttttgtcacgGTAGTATTTATGGCCATAACAAAAACGTTAGCCTATTCGAAAACTttacataaaaattcaaaatccaGGTTTCTCAACCACTGCAGTACTTCTGTGAAACGAAACGTCACGGCCTCGACTTAGGTTCAGTTTTATGTTTTGTCGAGAAGTCCGATTTTCTTGTCTCAGTAACGTTTAATAAAAAAGGGATGAACGAGTCTTTCACGATACTTATTGTGTTTTGCAGATGGGCCTTTGGAGTTGTGGTTTGGGAAATAGTCACACTTGGTAAGAACCAGCGTATATGCCATTGATTATTCAATCAATAAGGAAGCTAATATAGTTGTTGGTTTAATAAAACTAAAGTGCTATTATAGTGGTATGTAAAACCACATCCATTCCAAATGGtcccaaataataataataataaataaataaaaaccaaaTGAACCAGTCATTCCCCTAGGCATTCTAAATCTGTCTTATGATGTGTTATTACTGATAAGAAGCAGGGCGTTCCAAATGTTCTCTTGCGCATGCGCGCTTGCTAAattctcccctcccctcagcCCCTGCTCTCGCCCTGTGCGTTACGAACACAACTGGAGGCGAGTTTTATGCAGTCTTCTAAAAATGTCTTTACAGTGTTAATGTTAGAACGCGCTTTATCCCGCAGAAGATTAATATTTAATTACTTGAAAAACAATCTGCCTTTTATAGTCTACAACTCAGTTCTAATTTGGTCAGATTGGTTACATTTCTACAAATCCTACTTACACTGTATAAAATGCGTTAGAAGATAACCGTTTGTAGTTTGTGAATTTGATTCCATTTGAGTTGAACGctgttgattgttttttttttttttcatttttgcttttttcgtACTCTGctcttaattatttttttattttgcaatattatttcttttattaagCGAAACGCACATTTATTAGATTTTATACCATGTGACAATAGGTGGTACCCCATACCCAACTATAGACAACAGAGAACTGCTGCGGCTACTAAAAAATGGATACAGAATGGAAAAACCAGACACTTGTAACGACGAACTGTAAGTATTTACCAGCTATTTTAGTGGCACAATGTTTCAATACTTCCGTTCTGATTGTGAGGGtttcaaaataataagaagTCAGCTTGTCGTCTTCATTTTATACAGAGACGGATGATGAGACTTGTTTAGTTAACGTTTCTAAACAGATCTAGTTAGTAAAGTAATTAATCAGTAAATAAATTCGTTCCGGCGGCTGGTAAATCGGCGGATAATGTCCGCTGCTGAATATTGTTAGGAAAATAATAGTTAGTCGAGAAGCGAAGCTTAGACATTTTTAAAAGCAGCTTTTTTGCACAATTCCGCGAGCAAATTTTCAAGCTTCAATGTTCTCCCTTTGGGTACGTTAGAAAACCAAACCTAGTCAGATGAGGCACCTTCATCATGACTTCATGTCACCAAGATACCCATATTCCCCTCTAAAAATCGGTCGAAAATTGATGGGTGGGTTatgaatattattgttattaatattaaCCAGCAATTGAAGACAAAACTtgaggaaaaaacaacaacaacaaagcaaaaacaacaataccaaaagtagagaaaaagaaagaaatttggTAAATGCTTTCTCGCTGTGAGCTAGGATCGATATTACGGCAAATGTAATTGATCCTCATCACTTAATTGCTTTTAAAGCTATCAAATGATGCAAGACTGTTGGCAGGAAAACCCTGAAAATCGTCCAGACTTCACGACGCTGAGAGAGAGCTTGGAGACAATGATGCAAAAGGACAATCCATATCTTGATCTGACTGCCGTAGATGAGTCACGTGCGTACTACAACGTGCCGTCATTTAACAGTATCACGGAGGAGTCGGCTGACGATGAATGTGACAGCGATGTTGAAATGTTTGTGCTAGGTAGTGTACATAAATAATACGAGTTTGCCTTATTTCTCGATTTACGCTTTAGCTTCCTCGTTTCTCCTAAAACCAAAAAGGAAAAGCGTTCCGTTGGCTTATGAAATAGGAATTTATCTGTGAACTTGGGGTTTCTCTTTCCCTAAAAGGGTCATGCTTCCAAATCCTCCGCGCACCTTTGTTCCCTAATCGTCAGCTTAAGACTAAACAGTAGTAAAAGTCAATATAACCTTTTCACGTGGCGTCACAGCGTTCAAATTACTGTTCCAACACAATTGAAAGGCGGCCATGTGTTCCAAATTAAATTCTGTGGTAGTTGTAATCTTTTCTTAGTTTGCGTAGATGCCGAACACGTGAATGAAAACGCTCTTTCTATATATGCGtctaaaatttaaaccatttTAATTCTCAACAGAGACGACCGAAAAACCAAAGGAGGGTATAAGAGACCAGGATCTAACATCCATTGATCAGTCACAGGATTACCGCGACAACGATAACGAAAATCAGCAAAAGGAGAGCAGTGCAAAAGATTCTCAAGATCCTTTAGACGTTGTGATCAACTTCAATGAGCTGGAACGGAGCATCTACAGAACTGCTGGGCAAGGACTGGCATTCTAATTAGGagtaaaatgtaaaagaagaaagaggaaaaaaaaacactcagctCCAAGAAGACACACTTCATACAATAACACCAAAGGACAGTGATAATGCCAGCGCTGTTAGAAATGAGGAGCTAAAAGAAATAATAAGAAAAGTTTGCGATGTGTTTTTGATACAAGCTGTTAAAGATGTAAAgtaccaaaaaataaaaacacattttaggtTTGGCGACGGTGAAGCCTGAAGTAGAAAGAAGAATTTGAGGTCCAAGTTTCTCCCGAAATAGAAGTATGATAAGACACTGAATCCTAATATTTGAGGAAATCTACCCAATAAGCTAAAGGGTGAAAATAGAGACTGGTCCAAAAGcacattttttaattatatttttatgtGTTGGGGTAAGTATAGTTTATCTGCTGTGATAGTGGGTCGCAACGTGATAACGTTGATAACATTTTCTCCTCATGAAGTTTAtcgtaaaagaaaattttcttacTATAGTCACTTGGTTTCTGATCGCGATGTTTCGACCACGCACTTTATTTCTCAGTCATCAGGATATGGTTTCGATTTACTGAGCGATACCATAAGAAAATCTTTGATATAGACGAGGTCTACATTTGTCATAGATTTATAAACTGTATTTAATTGCCTTATCTTCTAGCGGGCCTAATTAGGTCAACTAATCGGGAACTTGACCTGACTGGACAATTATTTCATTACTTCAGTACTATATAGGGTTCATAAcagtaggccatttccgagtttcccccgggcctctgtttcaaaactaGGATGGGTagtcagcctttgatatggaaatcgtTTTTCATTctcttgcaaataaaactcattttcacaagaaaggttgcgcacctagcctcattttaaAAGTCAGgggttttggaactcggaaatggcctatatTATTCACTGAAGTCAGGTAGCTAGTGGTGCTATTTACCGAGACGCAAATCGGCGAGGTAAATCTCCacccaccactagccaccgacactgaggtgaataattgttttattatattatactaaaacagtgagataattgagcacaaaaatgatgaacTCATTTGCCAACGactacaattttggcgcgtaataaCCGAAAGGCCGCGCCGTcgttttttcttgcttttgaagGCATATGCTAGCTATTGcgggaaaatttcttcaaaaggtagtgaattctttttgtatttaaaatcattctgtaaaaaagagtatcaaatttagttttaagcttatttatgaacaagtcaactaaataaagtaaagcAAGACTTATTTTTAATAAGCTTAATTTGTATTTGTACACAAAATCTCTTACATcggtttcatcgataaattcaagtaaaaaagacaaagcctCACccgttaaaacttccaaacagGAGCACCTAACGTCAATTTTAAGGAActatctgttcggaagatgatcgagatctagaattttcggaacattttttgtaaaatttcctgcttgcctgcctctcctagaattttcgaacatctaaaaaatggtgtaATTAACCATTTTTGACGGaattttacccttaaaaggtcacctagaattttcgtgAGCCTTTcctctggctaaaattttcgaaaaggtaacttttgatccctataattttcggatcactagactttcagctgggaaatccgaacagatgaaaaatatttagGGGATAAAAGTAAGCCTATCTCTACcgttaaatactaaaatacgtttaaaaatgctatttttaagtggtttttaactatattctcgttgggtgcccctgtccaAACCGAACGTCATCACCTTCttcgtttatttgtttgttttttggcgCTTAAGTCCAAACACTGGCTGATTATAATGTCCTAATATCCCTTAATCGGTAAAGACGAAGACGTATGTTGTAAACATTCTGCTCATTACTTAAAACAGAATGAAACTTCAATATGCTTGttgcttaaaataaataaagggtCCTATATAATGGCTGTTGAGTCGTTTATTTCTTAGCCTGTTTTAGAAGGCTATAAACTCGATTTTTCAGGAAGACGTTAGCAGGATGAAAAATGTACCCTTGAGCTCGAGGCAAAGTCTTATCTGCAAAAGATGTCGGTAATTTGGCCAAATTCTCTTTCTGACGTTAACCGTGTTAGAGCTTCTAACCAGTTTTCTCTTCCCTTTCTTACCTATTTAATGTAGACCCAGCACTGGCCCGTCTCTGAGCTTAGATCGATTGATAGAGAGGTAAGAAATATCATTCGCGAGAGCGGAGGTAAACACCCACTTAGCTCCACGGCTATTATGTACCTGTCACGGGACAACGGAGACCGTGGCTTGCGATCAGTTGAGAAGGAAAACAAACTCTCTAGAATCAAGGCAGCGGTGAAACTGTATCAGAACCCAGACTCCTCCATCAAGACCTTTCAGATGTTTGAAGAGAAAGCGGCTGAGAAAGAGCATTCATCGTTGGATACTGACTCAAGCACATAAGTTTGCAGAGGAAATGGGGGCTAGTCTTTTCACCAAGAAATGTAATAATCAATCATAAATGTAACACTAACCATAAAATAAGTAATACCCACCATAAATGTAATACGAAccaaccataaatgtaataaagtacTAACTATGaatgtaataaaatttgaaccataaatgtaataatctAAGTCCCTATAGATGTAATAACTTTTAACCATAAATGTAAGAGAATGGAATATTATCATCCAATGAAGTTTAAGACTGCCAGAAGGTGGTcagatgttgttgttttttttataataatagacgatttatttttattatgaaaaTTATATCAATGGATTGTTTTACTTTTAAGTACAATGTCCACTGAGAGGAAAGACCGCTACAGTCTGAAGCCAGAAAGACATGCATAGAGGACTATGGGGTATGTCGCATTTGGTCGGTGATTTACCTCCTGCTAGAAGAGGACACGGACCAAAGAAACGTATAAAGTTATATAAGAAATAGTTAAACAAACATCTGTTTGTAAAT containing:
- the LOC140943357 gene encoding receptor-type tyrosine-protein kinase FLT3-like; this translates as MAKDNPEDRQGAVYNYLAKVLECFTHRKLRRHLRLPIASELKVQNLRASPVENKEKNTYDVKYTWKSPLFEYRTVLYYSVSYEVSGSLRNQFPCTSSLRSKKCLISEVNDSFFQISGILPQERISIEVTPVYNDRYIVGQPRKNELYNAPAPRGELLKVTELRHDEIVPTSTSSFRTTVRWQKPVFKYSNVSHYKYKIVKKKEKEIQRRAISFNTVNTTTETNVLVDGINLNEEIEFQVTPVFITYSVVGIEASLSILKSTGPEKRSRKGMTAGEISGLTVGLLLLSVVLLTFIRCLWRERKIRKEKGVVFGKNGLIIDHWEIDGDLVTLEDEIGEGAFGKVYRGTLKEITNPSQTILLKLSRIASPTINRGEKYVVAVKMLQDMSDSDQRKEFLDEIQLMKAVGSHRNIVNMIGCCTVVEPMFLLVEYVPYGDLLHYLRKHRGKVKESLGDESSGPYRSTYCETYFTDTNSTMKVRKDSHIYVNSPWMSKEAGAIELLSFNNSTETAHEMQPGEENKALDSPEEDEKELKTNEEILTPGDLMAFAWQITQGMEYLSKKGFVHRDLAARNVLVGEKKIAKVADFGLTRHVYEDQVYQAKRNRKLPLKWMSIEAIFDQTFTAQSDVWAFGVVVWEIVTLGGTPYPTIDNRELLRLLKNGYRMEKPDTCNDELYQMMQDCWQENPENRPDFTTLRESLETMMQKDNPYLDLTAVDESRAYYNVPSFNSITEESADDECDSDVEMFVLETTEKPKEGIRDQDLTSIDQSQDYRDNDNENQQKESSAKDSQDPLDVVINFNELERSIYRTAGQGLAF